The following coding sequences lie in one Lytechinus pictus isolate F3 Inbred unplaced genomic scaffold, Lp3.0 scaffold_20, whole genome shotgun sequence genomic window:
- the LOC135157935 gene encoding uncharacterized protein LOC135157935: MYKEALNNSGYRGDIEFARNQKPNKTRKKRQRNVTWFNPPYSSNVKTNIGGKFINLVEKHFPKGHKLLTSLEDIKSYREIGPAPSVKSIEFGADDTLETALGDHGVSVIIPSDAIRPDHSCRITVTLLEHPSCLDVQEDESLACRGIKCDPGDMIFNKPVMIRIPHCFSVTNPDQVRPDIVSYEWDSVNDLPITSRRRSSTSPDKPPYCRVYGRHLELYIDYCAEWWVLIPLEQQLVRQKLICTPYIPDKIDKGKKIDFHLHLHANLPGMDADAEEEERKQSYHKAHPSVPINVATKSGDLDVVCHREGHRPHRDVKEVLPLKDVHSNMRNRILLPVTVHEEDVDFPVTITIAQTGKLDVAIYFAFVFNSSADDEEQDTSVEIASSVRVVRGISGTDIQDVELHSIAEKMSVNHFYDLGIALGFRIPKLDAIEYMQLGDRQQAMYQLLVKWKQAQPSGLAAKDALLSVMESLDLPSIPSEDMQITG, encoded by the exons ATGTACAAGGAAGCCCTGAACAACAGCGGTTACCGTGGTGACATCGAATTCGCCAGAAACCAAAAGCCCAACAAAACCAGGAAAAAACGCCAAAGAAACGTCACGTGGTTCAACCCACCCTACAGCAGTAATGTCAAAACCAACATCGGAGGGAAATTCATCAACCTTGTCGAAAAACATTTCCCCAAGGGACACAAACT ATTGACTTCATTGGAGGACATCAAATCATACCGAG AAATTGGACCTGCACCGTCAGTAAAGTCCATTGAGTTCGGAGCTGATGACACTTTGGAAACAGCATTAGGCGATCATGGCGTATCAGTGATCATTCCGTCAGATGCCATTCGTCCGGATCACTCATGTCGGATCACCGTAACCCTTTTAGAACACCCTTCATGTCTAGATGTTCAGGAAGATGAATCATTGGCATGCCGTGGTATTAAGTGTGATCCTGGAGATATGATCTTCAATAAACCCGTGATGATCAGAATTCCACATTGTTTCTCCGTCACCAACCCAGATCAAGTACGACCAGATATCGTCAGCTATGAATGGGATTCAGTGAACG ATCTACCAATTACGTCAAGGAGGAGATCATCCACCTCACCAGACAAACCACCATACTGTAGAGTGTACGGTAGACATCTTGAGCTTTACATTGACTACTGTGCCGAGTGGTGGGTTCTTATTCCCCTTGAACAACAGCTGGTCCGACAGAAGCTTATTTGTACGCCATACATCCCGGACAAGATAGATAAAGGCAAGAAGATCGATTTTCATCTCCATCTTCATGCGAATCTTCCAGGAATGGATGCG GATGCAGAAGAGGAGGAAAGGAAGCAATCATATCACAAGGCCCATCCATCTGTCCCTATCAACGTAGCAACCAAGTCTGGAGACCTTGATGTCGTTTGCCACCGTGAGGGCCATCGTCCCCATCGTGATGTAAAGGAG GTTCTTCCTCTAAAAGATGTTCATAGCAATATGAGAAACCGTATTCTACTACCAGTGACTGTGCATGAAGAGGACGTTGACTTTCCAGTTACTATCACAATTGCACAGACGGGAAAGCTTGACGTTGCAATATACTTCGCCTTTGTCTTCAATAGTTCAGCAG ATGATGAAGAACAAGACACTTCTGTAGAAATCGCTTCTTCTGTACG CGTGGTTAGAGGCATTTCAGGAACTGACATCCAGGATGTCGAGCTGCACAGCATTGCTGAGAAGATGTCAGTGAACCATTTCTATGATTTGGGGATCGCACTTGGCTTTCGAATCCCCAAGTTGGATGCCATAGAATACATGCAATTAGGAGACAGGCAGCAGGCTATGTACCAATTGCTGGTGAAATGGAAGCAGGCACAGCCATCTGGTCTTGCAGCGAAGGATGCGCTGCTGTCAGTGATGGAGTCGTTAGATCTGCCAAGCATACCAAGTGAGGACATGCAAATAACAGGTTAG
- the LOC135157934 gene encoding serine/threonine-protein phosphatase 6 regulatory ankyrin repeat subunit B-like — translation MEGMHQKLHDEVSGGNLKRVKQLIKQGAGINQTDQDGYTSLHVAVQSNQVNIIEYLIKRGADLEKVTTNGQTPLHLAASLGRLQATQVIISRGASIDQKNKDGKSACHIAVIKGHLDVARYLINQGGKAYHEVNVAKNSLLHIAAKYGSTDIVEYLIGQGIQVNQENDEGSTALHIAAKNGHIDVTKYLVSQGTEVEKEDNRGRTSLHWAVKFGHLKVVKYLISQGANVNNGDKQSWAALHLAAGAGHLEVAKHLILHRADVNKRSESGMTALLSAVYGGHVDVSKYLISQGAEMNVKTNGGLTAFHIALERGQFGVIEYLISQGVRVDEYDGSGNTPLHHACRRGDIGLTEHLISLGADVNTRKSNGSTALHFAVEMGNLDITKYLISQGAEVNNTDSRGWTVLHSAADGGYLHFAEYLIAQGADVHKGNNAGETALHVASKNSHFDVIKYMIEQGADVNKGDNNGRTVIHFTAENGFLGYMKTLIRYRADVNISDNEGWTALHIAAGCGWSYVTECLIVNGADVHKKNNAGENALHIAAKNGNRAVIKYLIGQGADVNHRDNDNHTALQSAKMNGFHDIVEYLITKGTDVNKGNNDGHTALQNTAAKNGHLDVTKTLTSHEAQVNGDNNGWSALHAAAESSHLDVTEHVISEGAQVNKKDNKGSTALHDASLQGHLDVVHCLIWQGADVNTGDIDGNRALHFAAFSGHLDVIVYLLNQGAKVNEEAENGNTALHYAAWRGHLAVTKCLIKYANQEVAVYENIKPHDLPSYQESHAGVTEHVLCSADVNKANNEGRTALHFATEKGHTVVAEYLLSEGAIANKEDNGGCTALHFAVQNRQFGQVKVLLEGGARPDAEDIHGQTPLQLSQLLGYKDITDLLTNGRNSEVSQVEVLDIQHAIEHGHSPSIEKIVSSGADLNAQSTDGQTCLHNAIKLCYKTGVTVEGRAALKRISDEFYDGKLSPEMALVFHLLENGARIDVEDADGNLPIQYAKDEVVRQMILSR, via the exons atggAAGGGATGCATCAAAAGCTACATGATGAGGTATCTGGTGGTAATTTAAAACGAGTAAAACAGTTGATCAAACAAGGTGCTGGAATAAACCAAACAGATCAAGACGGATACACAAGTTTACATGTCGCTGTGCAGAGCAACCAGGTTAACATCATTGAATACCTCATTAAACGCGGCGCTGACTTGGAAAAGGTGACCACGAATGGACAAACACCCTTACATCTTGCTGCATCGCTCGGACGTCTACAAGCAACACAAGTTATAATCAGTCGTGGAGCGAGCATTgaccaaaaaaataaagatggaaaatctgcatgtcACATTGCTGTAATTAAGGGTCACCTAGATGTTGCGCGATACTTAATCAACCAGGGGGGAAAGGCCTACCATGAGGTCAATGTTGCAAAAAACTCACTCCTACACATTGCAGCAAAATACGGCTCAACGGATATAGTGGAATACCTAATTGGTCAAGGAATTCAGGTGAACCAGGAGAATGATGAAGGTTCGACTGCATTGCACATTGCTGCAAAAAATGGTCATATCGATGTCACCAAGTATCTGGTTAGTCAAGGAACGGAAGTGGAGAAAGAAGATAATAGAGGAAGAACATCTTTACATTGGGCGGTTAAGTTTGGCCATCTAAAAGTGGTAAAATATCTGATATCTCAAGGAGCTAATGTGAATAATGGTGATAAACAAAGTTGGGCCGCATTGCACCTTGCTGCTGGGGCGGGTCATCTTGAGGTTGCAAAGCATCTTATTCTTCATAgagctgatgtgaataaaaGGAGTGAGAGCGGCATGACTGCTTTACTCAGTGCTGTTTATGGGGGTCACGTTGACGTCAGCAAATATCTGATTAGTCAAGGAGCTGAGATGAATGTAAAAACTAATGGAGGTTTAACAGCATTTCACATTGCGTTGGAAAGGGGTCAGTTTGGTGTCATTGAGTATCTGATAAGTCAAGGAGTTAGAGTAGATGAGTATGATGGTTCTGGTAACACACCATTGCACCATGCTTGTCGACGAGGTGATATTGGTCTTACAGAGCACCTAATCAGTCTTGGGGCTGATGTGAATACGCGTAAAAGCAATGGTTCGACAGCATTGCATTTTGCTGTTGAGATGGGTAACCTCGACATAACCAAATATCTAAttagtcaaggagctgaagtcAATAACACAGACAGTAGAGGTTGGACGGTATTGCACAGCGCTGCTGATGGTGGTTATCTTCATTTTGCAGAATATCTGATCGCCCAAGGAGCGGATGTCCATAAGGGAAACAATGCTGGCGAGACTGCATTACACGTTGCTAGTAAGAATAGTCATTTCGATGTCATCAAATACATGATAGAGCAAGGAGCCGATGTGAATAAGGGAGATAATAACGGTCGCACTGTAATACACTTTACTGCTGAGAATGGTTTTCTTGGTTATATGAAAACTCTGATACGATATAGAGCTGACGTCAATATTAGCGACAATGAGGGTTGGACggcattacacattgctgctgGATGTGGCTGGTCTTATGTTACAGAATGTCTGATCGTCAATGGAGCTGATGTGCATAAGAAAAACAATGCTGGTGAGaatgcattacacattgctgctaAGAATGGCAATCGAGCTGTCATCAAATACCTGATAGGCCAAGGAGCCGATGTAAATCACAGAGATAACGACAATCACACTGCATTGCAGTCTGCTAAGATGAATGGTTTTCATGATATCGTTGAATATCTGATCACCAAAGGAACTGATGtgaataagggaaataatgacgGCCATACTGCATTGCAAAATACTGCCGctaagaatggtcatcttgatgtcaccaaaaCTCTCACAAGTCACGAAGCTCAAGTAAATGGAGACAATAATGGCTGGAGTGCCTTACACGCTGCTGCTGAGAGTAGTCATCTAGATGTCACCGAACATGTCATAAGTGAAGGAGCTCAAGTCAACAAAAAAGACAATAAAGGTTCGACTGCATTACACGATGCTTCTCTTCAAGGTCATTTAGATGTCGTTCATTGTCTGATTTGGCAAGGAGCTGACGTAAATACGGGAGACATCGATGGCAATAGAGCTTTACACTTCGCTGCTTTCAGTGGCCATCTTGATGTCATCGTGTATCTTCTTAACCAAGGCGCTAAAGTAAATGAAGAAGCTGAGAATGGGAATACTGCATTACACTATGCTGCTTGGAGAGGTCATCTAGCTGTCACGAAATGTCTTATTAAATATGCTAATCAAGAGGTTGCTGTATATGAAAACATAAAACCTCACGACCTGCCTTCGTATCAAGAAAGTCATGCTGGCGTCACCGAGCATGTTTTGTGCAGTGCAGACGTGAATAAAGCAAACAATGAAGGCAGAACTGCCTTACACTTTGCCACAGAAAAAGGCCATACTGTTGTTGCGGAATACCTACTTTCTGAAGGAGCTATCGCGAATAAAGAAGATAATGGTGGCTGTACAGCATTACATTTTGCTGTTCAGAATAGGCAATTTGGTCAGGTTAAAGTTCTGTTAGAGGGAGGGGCACGTCCTGACGCCGAAGACATTCACGGACAGACACCTCTACAGCTGTCTCAGTTACTTGGGTACAAAGACATCACTGATCTTCTCACCAATGGTCGCAATTCAGAG GTGAGCCAGGTTGAAGTACTGGACATACAACATGCCATAGAACACGGTCACTCACCCTCCATTGAGAAGATAGTTTCAAGTGGAGCTGATCTCAATGCCCAGTCTACTGACGGTCAGACGTGTCTTCACAACGCCATCAAACTCTGTTACAAGACTGGGGTAACTGTGGAAGGAAGAGCCGCACTAAAAAGG ATTTCGGACGAGTTTTACGATGGGAAACTATCTCCTGAGATGGCCCTCGTGTTTCATCTCCTGGAGAACGGAGCTAGGATAGATGTGGAGGATGCAGATGGCAACTTACCGATCCAGTATGCCAAGGATGAGGTGGTCAGACAGATGATTTTATCGAGGTGA
- the LOC135157936 gene encoding uncharacterized protein LOC135157936, which yields MDLQHIKHRTFSNQKDANIQMLYKWKSSQISAEKGMQTLKLVWESIQAVGKTESCEDFMDKGDSARLDQVPAEDTIPCGPTYESEDMDSYTEVDARGGSGGGTPVKYENSHEDPDLHGGMSNTEDLCSVARPVKSLSQVCLLGKSLCLGDDVILEIIDLQRLSVLHSIARQILDIWWHGLKEDERKDQSSKLLLEYNITKIKEAIC from the exons ATGGATCTTCAACACATAAAGCACCGGACGTTCTCCAACCAGAAAGATGCCAACATCCAAATGCTTTATAAGTGGAAGTCATCCCAAATATCGGCAGAGAAAGGCATGCAGACTCTGAAACTTGTTTGGGAATCAATACAAGCAGTAGGAAAAACAGAAAGCTGCGAAG ATTTCATGGATAAAGGAGATTCCGCTCGTCTGGACCAAGTTCCTGCAGAGGACACTATACCATGTGGACCTACCTACGAATCAGAGGATATGGACTCATACACTGAAGTGG ATGCTCGCGGTGGATCCGGGGGTGGAACTCCGGTGAAATATGAGAATTCTCACGAAGATCCCGACTTACATGGCGGAATGTCAAACACAGAAGACCTTTGCAGCGTTGCCCGTCCGGTAAAAAGTCTCTCACAAGTATGTCTACTTGGGAAATCACTTTGTCTGGGTGATGACGTCATTCTTGAGATCATAGATCTACAAAGACTGTCAGTGCTTCATAGCATCGCACGGCAGATTCTAGACATTTGGTGGCATGGTTTGAAAGAGGACGAAAGGAAAGATCAGAGTTCAAAGCTGCTTCTCGAATACaacattacaaaaatcaaagaag CTATTTGCTAA